From Oncorhynchus mykiss isolate Arlee chromosome 25, USDA_OmykA_1.1, whole genome shotgun sequence, a single genomic window includes:
- the LOC110505834 gene encoding mRNA decay activator protein ZFP36L1, with translation MTTAVVSPFYDFSEVMNKNDKMLNYNNNLLSAPHHPISTNIPMSITNPTGALLDRKAVGTPSLGCGLSVYKRRHSVTLPNHDPSSKFNQNQFLNSLKTIDHSSCSITSRFIGSGSSSKENRMRDRSFSETGERLLHQCMGPASPTSLGAQSQQQSQVNSSRYKTELCRPFEENGACKYGDKCQFAHGFHELRSLSRHPKYKTELCRTFHTIGFCPYGPRCHFIHNAEERRGPPPSPSSCSSYSPLSNKLERPRLQHSYSFAGFPSSGGLRGGDSPTSVTPPPMFSPDDMPEWPSSNLFTYSSQELANLFGPSLGSGGPVGTDPKAPAPPSQNNTPYFFRPMSESPTQMFASPSSPPQDSLSDQDGYQSSSGGSLSGSESPSLDANRRLPIFSRLSVSDD, from the exons ATGACCACCGCAGTGGTTTCGCCTTTCTACGACTTCAGCGAAGTAATGAACAAG AACGACAAGATGCTGAATTACAACAACAACTTACTGAGTGCCCCCCATCATCCGATATCCACCAACATCCCCATGTCTATCACCAACCCCACCGGAGCCCTGCTGGACAGGAAGGCTGTGGGGACCCCCTCGCTGGGCTGCGGGCTGTCAGTCTACAAGAGACGCCACTCTGTCACCCTCCCCAACCATGACCCCAGCTCCAAGTTCAACCAGAACCAGTTCCTTAACAGCCTGAAGACCATAGACCACTCCTCCTGCTCCATCACCTCGCGTTTTATTGGAAGTGGTAGCAGCAGCAAGGAGAATCGCATGAGGGACCGCTCTTTCTCTGAGACGGGTGAGCGGCTCCTACACCAGTGCATGGGGCCTGCTAGTCCTACCAGCCTAGGAGcccagagccagcagcagagccAGGTCAACTCCAGTCGCTACAAGACGGAGCTGTGCCGGCCGTTTGAGGAGAATGGAGCCTGTAAGTATGGCGACAAGTGTCAGTTCGCCCATGGCTTCCACGAGCTGCGTTCTCTCAGCCGCCACCCTAAATACAAGACAGAGCTGTGTCGTACCTTCCACACAATCGGATTCTGCCCCTACGGTCCTCGCTGTCACTTTATCCACAATGCAGAGGAGCGCCGtggaccccctccctccccctcatcctgctcctcctactctcctctctccaatAAGTTGGAGCGTCCTCGTCTGCAGCACAGCTACAGCTTCGCAGGGTTCCCCAGCTCTGGGGGACTGAGAGGAGGGGACAGCCCAACCTCCGTCACCCCTCCACCTATGTTCTCCCCAGACGATATGCCTGAGTGGCCGAGCTCCAACCTCTTCACGTACTCCAGTCAGGAGCTGGCCAATCTGTTCGGCCCCAGCCTTGGATCCGGAGGCCCCGTGGGGACTGATCCCAAAGCCCCTGCACCCCCGTCCCAGAACAACACCCCCTACTTCTTCAGGCCCATGTCGGAGTCCCCCACCCAGATGTTTGCATCTCCGTCCAGCCCGCCCCAGGACTCTCTGTCGGACCAGGACGGGTACCAGAGCAGCTCGGGGGGCAGTCTCAGTGGGTCAGAATCCCCCAGCCTGGATGCCAACAGACGCCTCCCAATCTTCAGCCGCCTCTCCGTATCTGACGACTAG